One Salarias fasciatus chromosome 9, fSalaFa1.1, whole genome shotgun sequence DNA segment encodes these proteins:
- the jcada gene encoding uncharacterized protein jcada, whose protein sequence is MYSVEDLLISHGYKLPKHPASSTPTPAAPAAPARQPPPSSPPSYSKHHEILENRPGPRALNGYERGALVAYGTAGGTRQPQAYGGGGGCPNNNNEPRDRSLPRREGEGRSQTDTHSLGESLTSDSGFCDGSRGPQAQSKDVSYWRRRGQDFTVLLDYADFRDPHGGGQGGYNQPEPQQARGQELSAEERQRAAQERQRWAAQAQAHAQAQVQAQVQAQVQAQVQAQARCREREAALHQWRLANERKCQSLGTDEWRPAVSFARQLSQTEGERWAQEQQRLHARTPDGMVVHPRTKAKSQSLPRMLQPESLQYVDAGPPGPELYRRVNGHPLSHHDFYRAPRWPDTGRPASATQLSITPKPRFTRPPRPPSYEMHQQIRGSCEVLSGRDSVVSQARDRTPIPMSRPADPHQLDYFAQESGPPGYIPPPSYKRAPLMAGGRRGYGEIAVEYRYRGDVYPQIHVAPDGSHWFTRHPACPWPDPKRERSTSSQKQLYPVYAAQERPGGGVQYIPFDDPRIRHISSALGGNSLTDADKIRHIRNELPSVTVSEPAPDDSAFLPPPLGPFIAAKMADDPHQTSSRDNDNNRWHSDLHKETVDNFPAPDQNCNNRYSKNHRPPPSPSSAFQAPLPRSASRQGSTLDQVFAETITQVKKIAPDSGPDNNRNAKRRVSETIFCLVSVPVHTPTSFSKDLAADQNNNETMSSLTMTSADTFAVGLKESPNIRSRSVNEMPIRTHYSHFYTSSTSSMRNYKRAPLRKEIIDAWALQASQDRELCYAGSWPGNQYRNQETQTGSPLTGVKTPEPQSSPGEQEPVQSASDTTTDSGVGTENSSSYGCPMAGQKNFNPSSNSAFSRLSLSPAQSQPDPPSPSKRHDSADQQPSSPQKSLPESSEQAVFGQFLLKPVNRRPCDAIGELESINKEMEDTISKRPISSKFTADRDGTNDRVARFRSGPHFSSPEPGREAISLPPLHTEKPNNMKVRSKSFASTADLQSMEARGVFPRPPANSVPQTEPSILSDSAPGDSYPLSSVPTNHLYKQDIPVPQESLLRDVGLTVYTETPGGPGEPVQRSLSVPSPLDSEDLSQSVLPSWETRTEMVKNSDGPEHNSDAELDAEANTERKAEPDAAAKPDAAAKPDAAAPPPSLSLCRSRSEGSRSPQKSSSKAKWARELSFMFHEDGIDRYALCEPLTYRNESTIADKHLESLLIQEKANSLPTEDLSNLYEVKCAEGIPENESIEQRAARILGIAVPVEALGVADKESEDDEDSSDQAAGNQSPDEEAGQVTREYEQVEEESLLMQDVDVAEVKETEPEEIQKEQEESDEQKHSDDHADGGEDPDADTQPVLDLPEFPPSTLPLSLPVSPDGKLAQSMCSGERKGRGGAGRLIESLQDKLNSSASSATTPMGRPTTDRMARLKELDSVSRIRRLSLKGSDSEREVDSKQSDETDKEECEAEEKPKEEVVEQRKENEEKEAEKEIMTVEENPDEPQNAHETLEKLGDLQEDCKAEERSEDVCKDEQRQEVEVKKVEIALKAAVEVQKEEQKQEREEEAELKVVAEGRGKIPGKVKDEQSAAARSRAKVGKAAEGAKAPKPKQRTRLQKPPLLPKPRSVPKREISLPASLSPGTCGPPSTRTCGPPSTRTCGPPSTEEDQETLPVSDSYDPSRVERV, encoded by the exons ATGTACAGCGTGGAGGACCTCCTCATCTCTCATGGATACAAGCTGCCCAAACACCCCGCCTCGTCCACCCCGACCCCGGCGGCCCCCGCCGCCCCGGCCCGCCAGCCCCCCCCGTCCTCGCCGCCGTCCTACAGCAAGCACCACGAGATCCTGGAGAACAGGCCGGGCCCCCGGGCCCTGAACGGCTACGAGCGGGGGGCCCTGGTGGCCTACGGGACCGCCGGCGGGACCAGGCAGCCCCAGGcgtacggcggcggcggcggctgtcccaacaacaacaacgaacCCAGGGACAGGAGCCTGCCCCGACGGGAGGGCGAGGGCCGGAGCCAGACCGACACACACTCCCTGGGGGAGTCGCTGACCTCGGACAGCGG gTTTTGTGACGGCAGCCGAGGCCCTCAGGCACAGTCCAAGGACGTGTCCTACTGGAGGCGGAGAGGCCAAGACTTCACTGTGCTGCTAGACTATGCTGACTTCAGAGACCCTCAtggaggggggcaggggggctACAACCAGCCAGAACCTCAGCAGGCCAGAGGCCAGGAGCTCTCTGCAGAGGAGCGTCAGAGGGCGGCTCAGGAGAGGCAGCGGTGGGCGGCCCAGGCCCAGGCGCACGCCCAGGCCCAagtccaggcccaggtccaggcccaggtccaggcccaggtccaggcccag GCTCGCTGTCGAGAGAGGGAGGCTGCTCTCCATCAGTGGAGGCTGGCAAACGAGAGGAAGTGCCAGAGCCTGGGGACAGACGAGTGGCGTCCAGCTGTGAGCTTCGCTCGCCAGCTGTCGCAGACGGAGGGAGAACGCTGGGCGCAAGAGCAGCAGCGGCTACACGCCAGGACACCCGACGGTATGGTAGTCCACCCCAGGACCAAAGCCAAGTCCCAGTCCCTGCCCAGGATGCTGCAGCCCGAGAGCCTGCAGTATGTGGACGCCGGTCCGCCCGGTCCGGAGCTGTACAGGCGAGTCAACGGCCACCCGCTGTCGCACCACGACTTCTACAGAGCGCCGCGCTGGCCGGACACCGGCAGGCCGGCCAGCGCCACCCAACTCTCAATAACACCAAAGCCGCGCTTCACCcgcccccccagacccccctcGTATGAGATGCACCAGCAGATCCGGGGAAGCTGTGAGGTGCTGTCTGGCAGAGACTCGGTCGTCTCCCAGGCCAGGGACAGGACGCCCATCCCCATGTCCAGACCCGCCGACCCCCACCAACTGGACTATTTTGCACAGGAGTCTGGGCCTCCAGGATACATCCCTCCACCGTCATATAAAAGAGCACCCTTAATGGCGGGGGGCCGCCGGGGCTACGGGGAAATAGCGGTGGAATACAG GTACAGAGGGGACGTGTACCCGCAGATCCACGTGGCTCCAGACGGCTCCCACTGGTTCACCAGACACCCAGCATGCCCCTGGCCCGACcccaagagagagagaagcacaTCCAGCCAGAAGCAGCTTTACCCTGTGTACGCGGCACAGGAGCGTCCTGGTGGGGGGGTCCAGTATATTCCCTTCGACGATCCCCGCATCCGCCATATTTCCTCTGCCCTCGGTGGCAACTCCCTGACGGACGCCGACAAGATCCGTCACATCCGCAACGAGCTTCCCAGCGTCACAGTGTCAGAGCCGGCGCCTGACGACAGTGCCTTTCTGCCCCCGCCATTGGGGCCTTTCATTGCCGCAAAAATGGCCGACGACCCTCACCAGACGTCTTCTCGCGACAACGACAATAACAGGTGGCACAGTGATTTGCACAAAGAGACTGTCGACAACTTCCCAGCACCTGACCAAAACTGTAACAACAGATATTCCAAAAACCACCGCCCCCCTCCATCGCCCTCCTCAGCCTTCCAGGCCCCGCTGCCAAGGAGCGCTTCTCGCCAGGGGTCCACCTTAGACCAGGTCTTTGCAGAAACCATCACCCAAGTGAAGAAGATTGCCCCAGATTCAGGACCAGACAACAACAGGAATGCCAAGAGACGAGTGAGCGAGACCATCTTCTGCCTTGTGTCTGTTCCCGTTCACACCCCGACCAGCTTCAGCAAAGACCTGGCCGCAGACCAGAACAACAACGAGACCATGTCCAGCTTGACCATGACCAGCGCTGACACTTTCGCCGTAGGCCTCAAAGAAAGTCCGAATATCCGGAGCAGGTCTGTCAATGAGATGCCCATCAGAACCCACTACTCCCACTTCTACACCAGCAGCACGTCCTCGATGAGGAACTATAAGAGGGCTCCTCTGAGGAAGGAGATCATCGACGCCTGGGCACTCCAAGCCAGCCAAGACAGAGAGCTGTGCTATGCTGGCTCCTGGCCAGGAAATCAGTACCGTAACCAAGAAACTCAAACCGGCTCACCTTTGACAGGCGTAAAAACTCCAGAACCACAAAGCTCTCCTGGAGAGCAGGAGCCTGTGCAGTCCGCCTCAGACACCACGACAGACAGCGGCGTGGGAACCGAGAACAGCTCCTCGTATGGCTGCCCCATGGCCGGGCAGAAGAACTTCAACCCGTCCAGCAACAGCGCCTTTTCCCGACTCAGCCTCAGCCCCGCACAGTCACAGCCCGACCCGCCATCCCCGTCCAAACGGCACGATTCAGCAGACCAGCAGCCGTCCTCCCCCCAGAAAAGTCTTCCAGAAAGTTCCGAGCAAGCCGTCTTTGGTCAGTTCCTCTTAAAGCCGGTGAACCGACGGCCATGCGATGCCATTGGTGAACTGGAAAGCATTAATAAGGAGATGGAGGACACGATCAGCAAACGACCCATTTCCAGTAAGTTCACTGCTGACCGTGATGGGACGAATGACAGAGTAGCTCGGTTCAGGTCAGGACCACATTTCAGCAGTCCAGAACCAGGCAGGGAGGCCATCAGTCTTCCACCGCTGCACACAGAGAAGCCCAACAACATGAAAGTCAGATCAAAGTCCTTTGCTTCAACTGCCGATCTTCAGTCCATGGAGGCGAGAGGTGTTTTTCCAAGGCCACCGGCCAACAGCGTCCCACAGACTGAGCCTTCCATCCTGTCCGACTCGGCTCCAGGTGACAGTTATCCCCTGTCCTCAGTTCCCACAAACCACCTCTACAAACAAGACATCCCCGTCCCGCAGGAGTCTCTGCTCCGAGACGTGGGGCTGACTGTCTATACAGAAACTCCGGGTGGTCCAGGGGAGCCGGTGCAGCGCTCCCTCTCGGTCCCGTCTCCTCTGGATTCTGAGgatctcagtcagtcagtgctGCCTTCCTGGGAGACGAGGACAGAAATGGTTAAAAACAGTGACGGCCCTGAGCACAATTCAGACGCAGAGCTTGACGCTGAGgcgaacacagagagaaaggcTGAACCAGACGCCGCCGCTAAACCAGACGCCGCCGCTAAACCAGACGCCGCCGCTCCACCGCCCAGTCTAAgcctctgcaggagcagaagtGAAGGCAGCAGGTCGCCACAGAAGAGCAGCTCTAAAGCAAAGTGGGCCAGAGAGCTGTCTTTCATGTTTCACGAGGATGGCATAGACAGGTACGCCCTCTGTGAGCCCCTCACGTATAGAAACGAGTCGACAATAGCTGACAAGCATCTGGAAAGCTTACTGATTCAAGAGAAAGCCAATTCTTTACCCACAGAGGATCTCAGTAACCTGTATGAAGTCAAGTGTGCTGAAGGCATCCCTGAAAACGAGTCTATCGAGCAGAGGGCGGCGCGCATCCTGGGTATAGCCGTTCCAGTCGAGGCTTTAGGAGTGGCCGACAAAGAGTCCGAGGACGATGAGGACAGCTCAGACCAAGCTGCAGGTAATCAAAGCCCAGATGAAGAGGCTGGGCAGGTGACTAGAGAGTACGAGCAAGTCGAAGAGGAATCCCTGCTGATGCAGGACGTGGATGTGGCAGAAGTCAAGGAGACTGAACCAGAGGAGATCCAAAAAGAACAAGAGGAAAGTGACGAACAAAAGCACAGCGATGACCACGCTGATGGAGGGGAGGACCCGGATGCAGATACTCAGCCGGTTCTAGACCTGCCTGAGTTCCCACCGAGTACgcttcctctgtctctgcccGTCAGCCCTGACGGAAAGCTCGCGCAGAGCATGTGCAGCGGCGAGAGGAAGGGCCGAGGCGGAGCCGGCAGATTAATAGAATCCCTGCAAGATAAGCTAAACTCCTCTGCGTCTTCAGCCACAACGCCGATGGGAAGGCCGACCACGGACAGGATGGCCCGACTGAAGGAACTGGACTCTGTGTCTCGAATCAGACGCCTCAGCCTCAAAGGCTCAGATTCTGAAAGAGAAGTCGATTCTAAACAAAGTGACGAAACAGACAAAGAGGAGTGTGAAGCTGAGGAGAAGCCAAAGGAGGAAGTTGTTGAGCAACGAAAAGAGAACGAGGAGAAGGAAGCGGAAAAAGAAATCATGACAGTGGAAGAAAATCCAGACGAGCCACAGAATGCACATGAAACACTTGAAAAGTTGGGAGATTTACAAGAAGACTgtaaagcagaggagaggagtgaagaTGTGTGTAAGGATGAGCAACGGCAGGAAGTAGAGGTCAAGAAGGTTGAGATTGCACTAAAAGCAGCGGTGGAAGTCCAGAAGGAGGAGCAAAAACAGGAACGGGAAGAAGAAGCGGAGCTGAAAGTCGTGGCGGAAGGCCGAGGAAAGATTCCAGGGAAGGTGAAAGACgagcagagtgcagcagcgAGGAGCAGAGCCAAGGTGGGTAAAGCTGCTGAGGGAGCCAAGGCGCCCAAACCCAAGCAGCGCACCCGCCTCCAGAAGCCGCCGCTGCTCCCGAAGCCCCGCAGCGTTCCCAAGAGAGAGATCAGCCTGCCAGCCAGCCTCAGCCCCGGGACCTGCGGCCCCCCCAGCACCCGGACCTGCGGCCCCCCCAGCACCCGGACCTGCGGCCCCCCCAGCacggaggaggaccaggaaaCACTCCCCGTCTCCG ACTCGTACGACCCCAGTCGAGTGGAGAGGGTGTGA